One segment of Asaia bogorensis NBRC 16594 DNA contains the following:
- a CDS encoding MFS transporter, whose amino-acid sequence MKAARQGGISHHDSDGTGQPDGLYGVERARAMLAVALAVLLSVLDYAVANVALPSIAHDLHIASSQSIWVINAYQLASLSMLLPLASIGARIGFARMCRLGIAIFLVASIFCALSHSLLELALARALQGVGGASIMSVAIALIRFIYPKAALGKGLALNGLIIGTGVALGPTVGSLVMSVANWPWIFWINVPLGLAALALASFALPVTPRSEKAVDLPAVVLTICAFTFTVIGVDDAVHGGLWGALLLSGAGVLCWAALLRYQRGKDEPVVPVDLLGVPSFLIAFIVGMTGFVASNFFIIAMPFTLETVFQRPATVTGFLITPWAVGVATMSFLIGRWTDRVPAVLLSSLGLAVTGCGFALLWLLPPDASNLDIIWRTWLAGSGFGMFQPPNNRVMMLAAPRGREGSASGLVSVARLGGQTLGALLVASVFRFSTHASTLCLLCAMLIAWVGAAMSLARSIKAKA is encoded by the coding sequence ATGAAAGCGGCGCGACAGGGCGGAATTTCGCATCACGACAGCGATGGCACCGGGCAGCCTGACGGGCTGTATGGTGTCGAGCGTGCGAGGGCGATGCTGGCGGTTGCGCTGGCTGTGCTGCTTTCGGTGCTTGATTACGCTGTGGCGAATGTCGCGCTGCCTAGCATCGCGCATGACCTGCATATCGCCTCATCCCAGTCCATCTGGGTTATCAATGCCTATCAGCTTGCTTCGCTGTCGATGCTGCTCCCCCTGGCATCGATCGGCGCGCGTATAGGCTTTGCGCGCATGTGCCGGCTGGGCATCGCGATCTTTCTTGTCGCCTCCATCTTCTGTGCCCTGTCTCACAGCCTGCTTGAGCTTGCTCTTGCGCGGGCCCTGCAGGGTGTTGGCGGGGCGAGTATCATGAGCGTTGCCATTGCGCTCATACGGTTCATCTACCCAAAGGCAGCGCTTGGCAAAGGGCTGGCCCTGAACGGCCTCATCATCGGTACAGGCGTGGCGCTCGGTCCTACCGTTGGTTCTCTGGTCATGTCGGTTGCCAACTGGCCGTGGATTTTCTGGATCAATGTGCCCCTCGGGCTGGCGGCGCTGGCGCTGGCCAGCTTTGCGCTGCCAGTCACGCCACGCTCGGAGAAGGCGGTCGATCTGCCTGCCGTGGTGCTGACCATCTGTGCCTTTACCTTCACCGTGATTGGTGTCGATGACGCGGTGCATGGCGGGCTCTGGGGCGCATTGCTTCTGTCCGGGGCAGGTGTTCTCTGCTGGGCAGCGCTTCTGCGCTATCAGCGCGGCAAGGACGAGCCTGTGGTGCCGGTCGATCTGCTGGGTGTGCCGTCGTTCCTTATTGCGTTCATTGTCGGCATGACGGGGTTTGTCGCGTCGAATTTCTTCATCATTGCCATGCCCTTCACGCTTGAGACCGTGTTCCAGCGCCCGGCGACAGTCACCGGGTTTCTGATCACGCCCTGGGCGGTGGGCGTGGCCACCATGTCGTTCCTCATAGGCCGCTGGACCGATCGGGTCCCTGCGGTCCTGCTCTCCAGCCTTGGCCTTGCCGTAACCGGATGCGGGTTTGCGTTGCTCTGGCTTCTGCCGCCAGATGCCTCGAATCTGGATATCATCTGGCGCACCTGGCTGGCGGGATCCGGGTTCGGCATGTTCCAGCCCCCCAATAACCGCGTCATGATGCTGGCGGCTCCCCGTGGGCGTGAGGGAAGCGCAAGCGGACTCGTGTCGGTCGCAAGGCTGGGCGGACAGACGCTCGGCGCGCTACTGGTTGCAAGCGTGTTTCGCTTCAGCACCCATGCCTCGACGCTGTGCCTGCTCTGCGCCATGCTGATTGCCTGGGTTGGCGCTGCAATGAGCCTGGCGCGTTCGATCAAGGCGAAGGCCTGA
- a CDS encoding dienelactone hydrolase family protein, with product MLIRSDETADIQTPTGEMRVHLFRPARAGRFPAILLFSEIYQVTAPIERLAAMIAGQGYLVAVPEVYHEYEAPGCVLAYDKPGTDRGNDLKYTKPIGQFDTDNVALVAWLRGHKACSGRFGAFGVCLGGHLAFRAALLPDIEATACFYATDLHTGTLGGERHDGTLARAAEIRGEIMMVWGRHDPHVPYEGRRQIRDALEQAGTALEWHEVDGQHAFLRDGAPRFDAALFLQGMSWTNGLYQRVFMAQP from the coding sequence GTGCTGATCCGAAGCGACGAAACAGCCGATATCCAGACACCCACGGGCGAGATGCGCGTCCATCTCTTCCGTCCGGCACGAGCGGGACGTTTCCCCGCCATTCTGCTGTTCTCGGAAATCTATCAGGTGACCGCGCCTATCGAGCGTCTCGCCGCGATGATTGCAGGGCAGGGCTATCTGGTAGCGGTCCCGGAGGTCTATCACGAATACGAGGCCCCCGGCTGTGTGCTGGCCTATGACAAGCCGGGCACAGATCGCGGGAACGACCTGAAATACACCAAGCCCATCGGACAGTTTGACACTGACAATGTGGCGCTCGTTGCCTGGCTGCGCGGGCATAAGGCGTGCAGCGGACGCTTTGGTGCGTTTGGCGTCTGTCTCGGCGGTCACCTTGCCTTCCGTGCAGCGCTGCTGCCGGACATTGAAGCGACAGCCTGTTTCTATGCCACCGATCTGCATACCGGCACGCTGGGTGGCGAGCGCCATGATGGTACGCTGGCCCGCGCTGCCGAGATACGGGGCGAGATCATGATGGTATGGGGCCGTCATGATCCGCATGTGCCCTATGAGGGACGTCGCCAGATTCGCGATGCGCTCGAGCAGGCCGGTACGGCGCTGGAGTGGCATGAGGTCGATGGCCAGCATGCCTTCCTGCGCGATGGCGCACCCCGTTTCGATGCAGCGCTGTTCCTTCAGGGCATGAGCTGGACCAACGGGCTCTATCAGCGCGTGTTCATGGCTCAGCCCTGA
- a CDS encoding dihydroorotase encodes MHYDLIIRGGICVFPWGEAKADLGVKDGRIASLAVTAQDEAAEEIDATGLHVLPGLIDAHVHLRDPGNAAIESIATGTRAAALGGVTMVFDMPNTSPSITSAATIADKRLTVAENALIDMGLYVGATRANTPELAALEQEDGVCAIKVFAGSSTGDLMIEDDEGIEAVLRSGHRRVAFHSEDEYRLQARKPLFETGMPHVNHMIWRDEECAFLGTRRITALARKTGRPVHILHTSTAEELDWLAAHRSHVSVEVLVNHLTQVGPECYETLGAYAVMNPPIRDQRHYDACWTALRDGRVDVVSSDHAPHPREAKEKPWPQCPAGLTGVQTIVPVMLDHANAGRLSLPRLVDLMAAGPARIYGLQTKGRMAVGFDADFTLVDMKARREIRNDWIASPVGWTPFDGKQVTGWPVGTIVRGHIVMRDDEITSAPIGRLARFAP; translated from the coding sequence ATGCATTACGATCTGATCATCAGAGGCGGGATCTGCGTCTTTCCCTGGGGTGAGGCCAAGGCCGATCTGGGCGTGAAAGACGGGCGCATTGCGAGCCTGGCCGTGACGGCGCAGGACGAGGCTGCGGAGGAGATCGATGCGACCGGTCTGCATGTGCTGCCTGGCCTGATTGATGCGCATGTGCATCTGCGCGACCCCGGCAATGCCGCGATCGAATCAATCGCAACAGGCACCCGCGCTGCGGCGCTTGGCGGCGTGACGATGGTGTTCGATATGCCTAATACATCGCCTTCCATCACCTCCGCCGCCACGATTGCCGACAAGCGCCTGACCGTGGCGGAGAACGCGCTGATCGATATGGGGCTTTACGTAGGGGCAACCCGCGCTAATACGCCGGAACTGGCCGCGTTGGAGCAGGAAGACGGCGTGTGCGCCATCAAGGTTTTTGCAGGGTCATCCACGGGCGATCTGATGATTGAGGATGATGAGGGCATCGAGGCTGTGTTGCGTAGCGGGCACCGTCGCGTGGCATTTCACTCCGAGGATGAATATCGCCTGCAAGCGCGCAAGCCCCTGTTCGAGACAGGAATGCCTCATGTAAACCACATGATCTGGCGCGATGAGGAATGTGCCTTTCTCGGCACACGACGGATCACGGCACTTGCCCGCAAGACGGGCCGACCGGTCCATATCCTGCATACCTCGACCGCCGAGGAACTGGACTGGCTTGCTGCCCATCGTTCCCATGTGAGTGTGGAGGTTCTGGTCAATCACCTGACACAGGTAGGGCCGGAATGTTATGAGACGCTCGGTGCCTATGCCGTCATGAACCCGCCAATTCGCGACCAGCGCCATTATGACGCCTGCTGGACCGCCCTGCGTGACGGGCGGGTGGATGTCGTGTCGTCAGATCATGCGCCGCATCCGCGCGAGGCCAAGGAAAAGCCCTGGCCGCAATGCCCTGCCGGTCTGACGGGTGTTCAGACGATTGTGCCCGTCATGCTCGATCACGCGAATGCAGGTCGCCTGTCTCTGCCGCGCCTAGTCGATCTGATGGCGGCGGGGCCGGCCCGTATCTATGGCTTGCAGACCAAGGGACGCATGGCCGTCGGGTTCGACGCTGATTTCACGCTTGTGGACATGAAGGCCCGACGCGAAATCCGTAACGACTGGATTGCGAGCCCCGTTGGCTGGACGCCTTTCGATGGCAAGCAGGTCACGGGCTGGCCTGTCGGGACGATCGTGCGTGGGCATATCGTCATGCGTGATGATGAAATTACCTCGGCACCCATCGGTCGTCTGGCCCGATTTGCGCCGTAA
- the bla gene encoding class A beta-lactamase — protein MRPDPVAPLARRRLLVGLPLLGIAARSALSHKAMAQGALTQSAPVLSPATHQALSDIATRYEKLSGGRLGVHIFCPESGTALSWRGEERFRMCSSFKASLAACVLACCDRDEDDLTRRIAFRESDFKEPFWAPVAARNRDAGSLSLAALCAGAVTMSDNICANMLLRHIGGPAALTRFWRDSGDEITRLDAYEPELNRPSANPDDNTTSPVAMARTLHRLIHGTLLHPNSAALLRSWMINCTTGTQRLRAGLPAHWVVGDKTGNNGKDIAADIAFASADKNAGKSVIIATYTAGGTPDETQFRRVFHDIGALAPALLG, from the coding sequence ATGCGCCCAGATCCCGTTGCCCCACTGGCGAGACGACGCCTGCTTGTCGGCCTTCCCCTTCTCGGGATCGCCGCCCGATCGGCACTCTCCCACAAGGCCATGGCTCAAGGGGCTCTCACCCAATCGGCCCCCGTCCTCTCTCCGGCAACCCATCAGGCCCTGTCCGATATTGCTACGCGCTACGAGAAGCTTTCGGGCGGGCGCCTTGGCGTCCACATCTTCTGTCCCGAAAGCGGTACAGCGCTCTCGTGGCGAGGCGAAGAGCGGTTTCGTATGTGCAGCAGCTTCAAGGCATCGCTCGCCGCCTGTGTGCTCGCATGCTGCGACCGGGACGAAGACGATTTGACCCGACGCATCGCTTTTCGCGAGAGCGATTTCAAGGAGCCGTTCTGGGCCCCGGTGGCCGCCCGGAACCGCGATGCCGGCAGTCTCAGCCTCGCGGCGCTCTGCGCCGGGGCGGTGACGATGAGCGATAATATCTGTGCCAATATGCTGTTGCGCCATATCGGCGGCCCCGCAGCCCTGACGCGCTTCTGGCGAGATAGCGGCGATGAAATCACGCGTCTCGACGCCTATGAGCCGGAACTGAACCGCCCCTCAGCCAACCCTGATGACAACACGACCAGCCCCGTCGCGATGGCACGGACACTGCATCGTCTGATCCACGGGACATTGCTTCATCCCAATTCTGCAGCACTGCTGCGCAGCTGGATGATCAACTGCACCACCGGTACTCAGAGACTGCGCGCCGGGCTGCCTGCGCATTGGGTGGTTGGCGACAAGACGGGAAATAACGGCAAGGATATTGCCGCCGACATCGCCTTCGCATCGGCCGACAAGAACGCTGGTAAGTCGGTTATCATCGCCACCTACACCGCGGGCGGCACTCCGGACGAGACACAGTTTCGCCGCGTCTTTCATGACATCGGCGCCCTCGCCCCGGCATTGCTGGGCTGA
- the der gene encoding ribosome biogenesis GTPase Der, which produces MTDSSFLPLVVIAGRPNVGKSTLFNRLVGRRQAIVSDMPGVTRDRKEGEALLRGRKVRLIDTAGLEEAAPDTLFGRMRASSESAVAQADLVLFCIDARAGVTPADKHFAAWLRKQNKKVLLLANKAEGAAAGNEVLEAYSLGLGTPLALSAEHGEGIAHLMGEIADRLPEGERVREKPRSRAKVLDEDGEEIEERPAGPLRLAIVGRPNAGKSTLLNCLLGEERMITGPEPGLTRDSISVSLHDEVGPIQLVDTAGLRRKARIEQDLERMSVSASIEALKMAEVVVLTLDATLGVHEQDLQIARLIEREGRACVLALNKWDAVEDRAATRQAIADRIETSLAQMRGIPVVTFSALTGAGVNKLLPAVRRAHEVWNSRVTTGELNRWFEAALERHQPPLVDGRRLKLRYMTQAKSRPPTFILFGTRAELLPDAYKRYLVNGLRETFHLPGTPIRLQLRGTKNPYAENKS; this is translated from the coding sequence GTGACTGACTCTTCTTTTCTTCCGCTCGTTGTCATCGCCGGGCGTCCCAATGTCGGTAAATCGACTCTCTTCAACCGGCTGGTAGGGCGGCGTCAGGCCATTGTGTCTGACATGCCGGGCGTGACACGCGATCGCAAGGAAGGAGAGGCGTTGCTACGTGGGCGCAAGGTGCGCCTGATCGATACGGCAGGTCTTGAAGAGGCTGCGCCGGACACGCTGTTCGGTCGTATGCGCGCGTCCTCGGAATCGGCCGTGGCGCAGGCAGATCTCGTGCTGTTCTGCATCGATGCCCGCGCCGGTGTGACGCCGGCCGACAAGCATTTCGCTGCCTGGCTGCGCAAGCAGAACAAGAAAGTGCTGCTCCTCGCCAACAAGGCAGAGGGTGCGGCGGCGGGTAACGAGGTGCTCGAGGCCTATTCCCTGGGTCTCGGGACGCCACTGGCGCTCTCTGCCGAACACGGCGAGGGTATTGCGCATCTGATGGGTGAAATCGCCGATCGCCTGCCCGAAGGTGAGCGTGTGCGTGAAAAGCCGCGTTCGCGCGCCAAGGTGCTCGACGAGGATGGCGAGGAAATCGAGGAGCGGCCAGCGGGCCCGCTGCGCCTCGCCATTGTGGGCCGCCCCAATGCCGGTAAATCCACGCTCCTGAACTGCCTGCTGGGTGAAGAGCGCATGATCACCGGGCCGGAGCCGGGTCTGACGCGCGATTCGATTTCGGTGTCGCTGCATGACGAGGTTGGGCCGATCCAGCTTGTCGATACGGCCGGGCTGCGTCGCAAGGCGCGTATCGAGCAGGATCTGGAGCGCATGTCGGTTTCGGCGTCCATTGAGGCGCTGAAAATGGCCGAGGTGGTTGTGCTGACGCTCGATGCCACGCTGGGTGTGCATGAGCAGGATCTGCAGATTGCCCGTCTTATCGAGCGGGAAGGGCGCGCCTGTGTTCTGGCCCTGAACAAGTGGGATGCAGTCGAGGACCGTGCGGCCACCCGTCAGGCGATTGCCGATCGTATTGAGACCTCGCTGGCCCAGATGCGCGGTATCCCGGTCGTTACCTTCTCGGCCCTGACGGGTGCTGGGGTAAACAAGCTTCTGCCCGCCGTTCGTCGGGCGCATGAGGTTTGGAACAGCCGCGTGACGACCGGAGAGCTCAATCGTTGGTTCGAGGCCGCGCTTGAGCGGCATCAGCCGCCACTGGTTGACGGGCGTCGTCTCAAGCTGCGCTACATGACGCAGGCCAAGTCGCGCCCGCCGACCTTCATTCTTTTCGGTACGCGCGCGGAGCTGCTTCCCGATGCCTATAAGCGCTATCTGGTGAACGGGCTGCGCGAAACCTTCCATTTGCCGGGTACGCCGATCCGTTTGCAATTGAGGGGCACAAAGAACCCCTACGCGGAGAACAAGTCATGA
- a CDS encoding PQQ-binding-like beta-propeller repeat protein: MTNKTSPRQPGRRFFLGSTLATTAMLSGCGIFKDDPKQILAGKRYDVLSTGAGLVVDEEDHTPIVLPPAQPITAWPLVGRVPDHLSLNTNWAGPQLAWSRSIGHGISEPAFLHFVALGPNGRGAIQSPPVIDAGRIYTRDGVGTVKAWTWPAMSPLWTFIPKGNKARSSDIGGGMGLAGDTLYIVDGVGQVIAVAAETGKVKWRAETVVPGRSAPTIVDGRVFFGTIDERLFALNAETGEQIWTYQATEADTVMFGQSAPAVYNGVVVAGFGSGDLVALRAESGELVWSDSLGGSNGRGAMLDLACVRGAPVVKDGTAYAVSLSKVLVAIDMRSGRRLWEREASGQNTPLVVGDWLYLISSDQQLACLDRLSGHVRWIHDLRRFKNETKQKYAVTWFGPVMADGKLVCVSSLEENGFQVIDAVTGKADAPLKTKKPTLVEPIICDGKVLVLSTDGNLNAYG, from the coding sequence ATGACGAACAAGACATCCCCGCGCCAGCCGGGACGACGCTTCTTTCTGGGTTCGACCCTCGCCACGACGGCCATGCTGAGCGGCTGCGGAATCTTCAAGGACGACCCCAAGCAGATTCTTGCGGGCAAGCGCTATGATGTGCTGTCGACCGGTGCTGGTCTGGTCGTGGATGAAGAGGATCATACACCGATCGTTCTGCCCCCGGCCCAGCCCATCACAGCGTGGCCGCTGGTCGGGCGCGTGCCGGACCATCTCTCGCTGAACACCAACTGGGCCGGTCCGCAGCTCGCTTGGTCGCGTTCGATCGGTCACGGCATTTCCGAGCCTGCTTTCCTGCATTTCGTCGCCCTTGGCCCCAATGGCCGCGGTGCCATCCAGTCGCCACCCGTCATTGACGCAGGTCGCATCTACACCCGCGATGGTGTCGGGACGGTGAAAGCCTGGACCTGGCCAGCCATGAGCCCGCTTTGGACATTCATCCCCAAGGGCAACAAGGCACGTTCGAGCGATATCGGCGGCGGTATGGGCCTTGCCGGTGACACGCTCTATATCGTCGATGGTGTCGGGCAGGTCATCGCGGTGGCTGCCGAGACCGGCAAGGTCAAATGGCGCGCTGAAACCGTTGTGCCGGGGCGTTCAGCACCGACCATCGTCGATGGACGCGTGTTCTTCGGCACGATCGATGAGCGGCTCTTTGCGCTGAATGCCGAGACGGGCGAGCAGATCTGGACGTATCAGGCCACCGAGGCCGATACGGTCATGTTCGGGCAATCCGCCCCGGCGGTATATAATGGCGTCGTCGTGGCCGGTTTTGGCAGTGGCGACCTTGTGGCGCTTCGTGCGGAATCCGGTGAGCTTGTGTGGAGCGACAGCCTTGGCGGCTCGAACGGTCGCGGCGCCATGCTCGATCTGGCCTGTGTGCGTGGCGCACCCGTGGTCAAGGACGGCACAGCCTATGCGGTTTCGCTCTCCAAGGTTCTGGTCGCTATCGATATGCGCTCGGGTCGCCGCCTTTGGGAGCGTGAAGCCAGCGGGCAGAATACGCCGCTCGTTGTGGGCGACTGGCTGTATCTGATCTCCTCGGATCAGCAGCTTGCCTGTCTTGATCGCCTGTCCGGCCATGTGCGCTGGATTCACGATCTGCGTCGTTTCAAGAACGAGACCAAGCAGAAATATGCCGTGACGTGGTTTGGCCCCGTCATGGCCGATGGAAAGCTTGTGTGTGTTTCCTCACTCGAGGAAAACGGCTTTCAGGTGATCGACGCGGTCACGGGCAAGGCTGACGCACCCCTGAAAACAAAAAAGCCTACCCTGGTTGAACCCATCATCTGCGACGGCAAGGTTCTTGTGCTGTCGACCGATGGTAACCTGAATGCATATGGTTGA
- a CDS encoding GntT/GntP/DsdX family permease: MSALFAISLASAAILAIVVLIAFFRLNPFIVLFTTSLALALAAGMPADKVVKSFEEGAGHVLGHVGTVIALGTMLGKMLAESGGADRIALTISNRAGRSRVDWAMMIIGLLIGLPVFFEVGFVLLIPLAFVLAARTDTPLLRVALPMGAALSVTHAMIPPHPATLLALSAYHANTGHTIFLGILIGTPIAIIAGPLFARFIAPRVPLTEANPLAEQFVNREPPKNMPGFTITVFTILSPVVLMLVASIADRVSAPGTTLNTALHFIGNTDIALVLAVILSFYVLGLARGFSRETILRFTNECLGPTALIMLLVGAGGGFGRELVDSGVSKVITDTALDFNVPILVLGWLLAVIVRVACGSATVAMSTASSIAGPILLKSHGVSPELMVLVTGAGSVAFGPMNDAGFWQIKEYLGLTVPQTIKTWCVIETLIAFLGLGFCLLASLFI, from the coding sequence ATGTCTGCGCTTTTTGCCATCTCCCTTGCCTCCGCCGCGATCCTTGCGATCGTCGTCCTCATCGCCTTTTTCAGGCTCAATCCGTTCATCGTGCTGTTCACGACGTCGCTGGCGCTTGCGCTCGCGGCGGGGATGCCAGCCGACAAGGTGGTAAAATCCTTCGAGGAGGGCGCAGGCCACGTGCTTGGCCATGTCGGCACGGTGATCGCGCTTGGCACGATGCTGGGCAAGATGCTGGCTGAATCGGGCGGCGCGGACCGCATTGCCCTGACCATCTCCAACCGGGCCGGACGCTCGCGCGTGGACTGGGCCATGATGATCATCGGTCTGCTGATCGGCCTGCCGGTATTCTTCGAGGTCGGTTTCGTCCTGCTTATCCCCCTAGCCTTCGTGCTGGCCGCCCGCACCGATACACCGTTGTTGCGTGTCGCGCTTCCCATGGGGGCCGCGCTGTCAGTCACCCATGCCATGATCCCGCCGCATCCGGCCACGCTACTGGCGCTCTCGGCCTATCATGCCAATACGGGCCATACGATTTTCCTCGGTATCCTGATCGGTACGCCCATCGCCATCATCGCGGGCCCTCTCTTTGCCCGCTTCATTGCCCCGCGCGTTCCTCTGACCGAGGCCAACCCACTGGCAGAGCAGTTCGTCAACCGCGAGCCGCCCAAGAACATGCCCGGCTTTACCATTACCGTTTTCACCATCCTCTCCCCGGTGGTGCTCATGCTGGTGGCTTCGATTGCCGATCGCGTCTCGGCACCGGGAACGACGCTGAACACGGCCCTGCATTTCATCGGCAATACCGATATCGCCCTCGTGCTGGCCGTCATTCTTTCCTTCTATGTGCTGGGTCTCGCCCGCGGTTTCTCCCGCGAGACCATTCTGCGTTTTACCAATGAATGTCTTGGCCCGACCGCACTCATCATGCTGCTCGTTGGCGCAGGTGGCGGCTTTGGCCGCGAACTGGTCGATAGCGGTGTCTCGAAGGTCATCACCGACACAGCGCTTGACTTCAATGTGCCAATTCTCGTTCTGGGCTGGCTGCTGGCGGTTATCGTGCGCGTGGCCTGCGGTTCGGCAACGGTTGCCATGAGCACCGCCTCCAGCATCGCTGGCCCAATCCTGCTCAAGAGCCACGGCGTCTCACCCGAACTCATGGTTCTGGTCACGGGCGCAGGCTCGGTGGCTTTCGGCCCCATGAACGATGCCGGGTTCTGGCAGATCAAGGAATATCTTGGCCTGACCGTGCCACAGACCATCAAGACCTGGTGCGTCATCGAAACGCTGATTGCGTTCCTCGGCCTTGGTTTCTGCCTGCTGGCGTCGCTGTTCATATAA
- a CDS encoding isochorismatase family cysteine hydrolase has protein sequence MSQTALVLIEFQNDFVSEGGALHDGVKAEIGRTGMIDRTIALVEAARAKGVKIVWVPIEFAKGYPELASAPYGILAGVKATQAFQEGEWGARIIDALSPESDDIVISGKRGLCSFASTNLDFVLRHNGITRVALGGFLTDCCVESTMRTAYELGYDVVTLTDCTATLSQAQHEAAIQYTYPMFSRPMTSEAFLATL, from the coding sequence ATGAGCCAGACCGCCCTTGTACTGATCGAATTCCAGAATGATTTCGTCTCCGAGGGCGGAGCGCTGCATGACGGCGTGAAGGCCGAGATCGGCCGCACGGGCATGATCGATCGCACAATCGCTCTCGTCGAAGCGGCGCGTGCCAAGGGCGTGAAGATTGTCTGGGTGCCCATCGAGTTCGCAAAGGGCTATCCGGAGCTTGCCAGCGCGCCCTACGGAATTCTGGCGGGCGTCAAGGCGACGCAGGCTTTCCAGGAAGGGGAATGGGGCGCTCGGATTATCGATGCGCTGTCGCCTGAGAGTGATGATATCGTCATTTCAGGCAAACGTGGCTTGTGCAGTTTTGCCAGCACCAATCTTGATTTTGTGCTGCGCCATAACGGGATCACGCGTGTCGCGCTCGGTGGTTTCCTGACCGATTGCTGTGTGGAGTCCACCATGCGCACAGCCTACGAACTGGGCTATGATGTGGTGACCCTGACCGATTGCACCGCCACGCTTTCACAAGCGCAGCATGAGGCAGCCATTCAGTACACCTACCCGATGTTCTCCCGCCCTATGACGTCAGAGGCCTTTCTGGCTACGCTCTGA
- a CDS encoding tetratricopeptide repeat protein produces the protein MADEFFSQAQAEMRAAEMRATARRFGGVAVGVALVALIGVGGWQWQIHRHHQAQAEASGRYYTAMEALQAPQPDAAARSQSEKANQAVLADLASKAPGATRGFAAIRLAQLKAQAGDVDGARKAWQGVIDDTDENASLRDLARLLLLNSHIDDANPGETRKGFEVLAASAGPWRAFAQEGLAALDLRADATAKQHDEARSLLMGLAQSPDAPDGVRQRASILLQTFGGAG, from the coding sequence GTGGCAGACGAGTTTTTCAGTCAGGCCCAGGCGGAGATGCGTGCAGCTGAGATGCGCGCAACTGCCCGGCGTTTTGGAGGTGTTGCGGTCGGTGTGGCGCTTGTCGCACTGATCGGTGTGGGCGGATGGCAATGGCAGATTCATCGCCACCATCAGGCGCAGGCAGAGGCCTCGGGCCGCTATTATACGGCTATGGAGGCGCTTCAGGCGCCCCAGCCCGATGCGGCCGCACGCAGCCAGTCCGAAAAGGCCAATCAGGCCGTCCTTGCTGACCTCGCCAGCAAGGCCCCCGGCGCCACACGTGGCTTCGCCGCCATCAGGCTGGCCCAGCTCAAGGCTCAGGCTGGCGATGTCGATGGCGCGCGTAAGGCCTGGCAGGGCGTGATTGACGACACGGACGAGAATGCCTCGCTCCGTGATCTGGCCCGTCTGCTTCTGCTCAACAGCCATATCGATGACGCGAACCCGGGCGAGACCCGAAAGGGGTTCGAGGTGCTGGCTGCCAGCGCCGGTCCCTGGCGCGCCTTCGCCCAGGAAGGCCTTGCGGCGCTCGATTTGCGGGCAGATGCCACAGCCAAGCAGCATGACGAGGCGCGTAGCCTCCTCATGGGGCTCGCGCAGTCACCCGACGCGCCGGACGGTGTTCGCCAGCGTGCTTCCATCCTTCTTCAAACCTTCGGCGGAGCCGGTTGA